CTCTATTGTGATGCAAAAGAGGATGTGCATAGACGTGCAAGCCAAAGTGCAATGGCACTTATTGCACGATCTCTGCTGGGTCTCATTGCACCGGTTCTTACCTATACCGCAGATGAGATTGTAGAGCATGCTCCAAAAATTTTTAAAAATGATAAAGAAGATATTTTTGATTTTGCCATAGAGCGCCTTGCCCCAGTGCAGAGTGATTTCGATGAGGAGTATATGCTCCAAGCACGCGCAAAATTTAATGAGCTAGCTGATAAACTCAAAAAAGAGAAGAAGATTAAAGCAACTTTGGAAGTGGTCATTGAGACATCTTCACAAAAAGTTTTGGATCTTCCAAAAACAGAGAGAGAGGATTGGTTTATTGTGAGTGGAGTGGAGAGTGAAATTGGCGGTGAGGAGCTAGGTGATTTTGAGTGTGAGGGAGATACGTTTGTTGTACGCAGAGCTACATTGCATAAATGCCCACGCTGCTGGAAATATCAAGCTCTACAAGAGGATAAACTTTGTCCACGCTGTCAAAGGGTAGTAGATGGACTTTAGTAAGCCAGTTCCACCTATGGCAATTGTTTGGGCGATAGTCTTTTTTATTGTATTGGTTGTAGCAGGTATTTTATATGTAAGGAGTAGAAGTTGATAACATTGAAAGAAGCATTACAGCTTCCAAAAGAGGAGCTAGAAGAGATTAAAAAAGATTTAATAAAAAAAGCCAAAGAGCAAAAAGAACTCAATGCATATATCGCATTAGATAGTGCAGGTGAGGGTGTACCTATTGCAATAAAAGATAATATCCAGGTTGATGGTTGGGAAGTAACATGTGCAAGTAAGATCTTGCAAGGATATATTGCTCCTTATGACGCAACTGTGATAGAAAAGCTTAAAAGTGCTGGATGTGCCCCTTTTGGACGCACAAACATGGATGAGTTTGCTATGGGAAGTACCACAGAGAGTAGCTGCTATGGAAAGACGTTGAATCCTAGGGATCCGAGTAGAGTACCAGGTGGAAGTAGTGGGGGAAGTGCTGCTGTGGTAGCTGCTGGCATTGCAATTGCTGCACTTGGAAGTGATACTGGTGGAAGTATTCGCCAGCCTGCTGCTTTTTGTGGAATTGTGGGAATGAAGCCAACTTATGGGAGAGTGAGCAGATATGGGCTTGCAGCTTATGGAAGCAGTCTTGATCAAATTGGTCCAATGACACAAAATGTAGAAGATGCGATTATTCTATATAATATGATTGCTGGGGTAGATGAGCGTGATAGTACTAGTGCACGCGTGCCTTTTGAGCCAGTGGTACCAAATGCGGATCGTAAACTTACAATTGGCGTTGTGCCAAACTATGTCAAAGATGCAAGTGCAGCAGTACAAAAAGCCTACGATAAAGCAGTAGCTGCTCTCAAAGAGGCTGGACATGAGATTGTAGAAGTAAGTTTAATGGATGCAAAGTATGATATAGCAAGCTACTATATCACTGCGATGGCTGAAGCGAGTACGAACCTTAGCCGCTATGATGGTGTACGCTATGGATATAGAGCCGAAGCAAGCAATCTTAAAGAGATGTATAAAAAGACAAGAAGTGAAGGTTTTGGTGAAGAGGTCAAAAGAAGAATACTTCTTGGTACTTTTGTGCTTAGTAGTGGTTACTATGACGCGTATTACATTAAAGCCCAAAGAGTGCGCCATCTCATCAAAGATGAATATAGTAAAGTTTTTGAAAAGGTAGATCTCATCCTCTCTCCGGTAGCTCCTGATGTAGCATATAAATTTGGAGAGCTCAAATCACCACTTGAGATGTACTTGAGCGATGTTTATACAATAGGGGTGAATCTTGCAGGACTTCCAGCAATAAGTTTGCCTGTAGATGAGCATGAGGGATTGCCTGTTGGTTTGCAATTGATTGGTAAAGCCTTTGATGAGCAGACTCTTTTTGATGGTGCGATGAGTCTTGAACGAGTAGTAAGGAGCTAATATGAGAATTAGAAAAAGAGCGTTGACTTTTGAAGATGTATTACTGGTACCCAAGCATTCAACAGTTTTACCAAAAGAGGTAAATATTACAACAAAACTTACGCGCAATGTTCCACTCAATATCCCTTTGGTTTCAGCTGCTATGGATACAGTAACAGAGCATAGAGCAGCAATTGCGATGGCAAGACTTGGTGGCATTGGGATTATTCATAAAAATATGGATATTGAATCGCAAGTGCAAGAGGTCAAAAGAGTAAAAAAGAGTGAGAGTGGAGTAATCATTGATCCTATTTATGTTCATCCCGATGCAACACTGGCTGAAGCAGAGAGGCTTATGAGTGAGTATAAAATAAGTGGTGTACCTGTTGTTGATGAGCAGATGCATCTATTGGGAATTTTAACTAATAGGGATATGCGTTTTGAAAAGGACTTTAGCAAAAAAGTTTCACAAGTGATGACAAAAATGCCTCTCATTACTGCTCAACCTGGCATTACTCTCGAAGAGGCAGCAGAGAAAATGAATGAGCATAAAATAGAAAAACTCCCTATCATTGATGAAGAGGGAAGGCTCAAAGGGCTTGTAACAATTAAAGATATCAAGAAAAAGATAGAATATCCAAATGCCAATAAAGATGAGTTTGGAAGACTCCGAGTCGGTGCTGCAATTGGAGTAAATCAGCTTGATCGTGCACGTGCTCTTGTAGATGCTGGCGTAGACGTATTGGTGCTTGATTCAGCTCATGGGCACTCTCAAGGAATCATAGATACGCTCAGAGCTATCAAAAATGAGCTTGAAATTGATGTGGTTGCTGGTAATGTGGCAACAGCAGAGGCTACTGAGGACTTAATCAAAGCTGGTGCAGATGCAGTGAAGGTGGGAATAGGACCAGGAAGTATCTGTACTACAAGAATTGTTGCAGGTGTAGGTGTGCCACAAATAAGTGCAATTGATGAGTGTGCAGCTGTAGCAAAAGAGTATGGTGTGCCAATTATTGCTGATGGGGGAATCAAATACTCTGGTGATGTTGCAAAAGCACTCGCAGTTGGTGCTAGTAGTGTAATGATCGGAAGTTTGCTTGCTGGAACAGAGGAGAGTCCTGGCGAAGTGATTATGTATCAAGGCCGCCAGTATAAGACATACCGTGGTATGGGAAGTATTGGTGCAATGACAAAGGGTAGCACAGATCGCTACTTCCAAGAGGGAACGGCTGCGGATAAACTGGTACCTGAAGGTATTGAAGGAATGGTGCCATATCGAGGAAAGATTTCTAATGTAATTCATCAACTCATTGGTGGCCTTCGCAGCTCAATGGGGTATGTGGGTGCGAAAGATATTCCTACCTTTCAAGAGAGAGCCGAGTTTGTAGAAATTACAAGTGCTGGACTCAAAGAATCGCATGTGCACGATGTAACAATCACAAAAGAGGCTCCAAACTACCACGTATAGTGGTAGCTCTCTTTAGCTTAATTTAAAAATTTTTATCTACAATAACTCCTAGCAATATAACAAATCTTTATGATAAAGAGCCAGTATGAACAATTTTGAGCGATTCCAAACCTTTGTATTGCAGCAAAGCGCAGCTAAGGATGGAGCTATTTCTCCACCAATTATAGGATCCGCAGCTTTTAGTTATGGAGATCCAAAAAGTGCGGAAGCTGTTTTTGCTGGAGAGAGTAGAAAGCCTCTGTATGCTAGAATGGGCAATCCTACTAATGCAAAACTAGAAACTTTATTAGCTGGTATAGATCAAGGTGATGGTGCAGTTGTAACATCAAGTGGGATGGGTGCAATAGCAGCAGTAGTGAGTGCATTTTTACAAAGTGGAGATGAAATTGTCTGTGTTGGAGGGCTTTTTGGTGGAACGTATGCATTTTTTACACAAAATTTGCCCAGGTTTGGAATAAAAGTACGTTTTTTTAAAGCTGATGAAGAAGTCGTTTTATCTCCGCAGACAAAGATGATTTTTTGTGAAAGTGTGGGCAATCCTTCATTAACAGTTGTTAATTTTGTAAAGCTAGGAAAATTAGCCCAAAAACATGGGATTTTATTTGTTGTTGATAATACTATAACACCACTTCTCTTTGAGCCATTTTCTTGGGGAGCAGATATTATAGTCTATTCAACCACCAAAGTTATTAGTGGACAATCGCAGGCACTTGGTGGAGCTATTATCTATAAAGAGCCAAGAAAAGATCTTTTTATACACTTCCCATTTTTACAAAACTTTTATGAAAATCTCGGCAAAGATGCCATCATGGGAGTAATCAAAAAAAGAGCATTGCGCGATTTTGGTATGAGTATGCAAGCACATGCAGCCTACTTAACTATTTTAGGGCTTGAAACGTTGCCTCTTCGTATTCAAAAGGCTACAGATAATGCACAGAAACTCTTTCTTGCCCTCAAAGATAAAGTCAAAGTGCTCTATGCAAAAAATGAGCAATATTTTCCTTTTGGTACAGGACAGATGATGGGGATTGATTTTAAAAGCAAAGAGGATGCTTTTACTTTTTTAGAACATGCAAAAATTCCTTTTATTACAGCAAATATTGGTGATAGCAGAACATTAGCACTTCATATGCGAAGTACTATTTATAGAGATTTTAAAGCAAACGAGCTAGAGTATCTAGGCGTGAGTGAGGGGCTTGTGCGTATTTCAGTGGGACTAGAAAATTGCGCTATGATTATAGAAGATTTTGAAAATGCTTTAAGGAAGGTGCAATGAAAAAAGAGACTATCGCTTTACATGCAGGATATGAAAAAGATGAGCAAAAGACAATGGCAGTTCCAATATATATGACAACTGCCTATGCCTTTGATAGTGCTGAGCATGCTGCTAATCTTTTTGCTCTCAAGGAGCTTGGCAATATCTATACACGCATTGGCAATCCAACCACAGATGTGTTTGAAAAACGATTTGCTGCGCTTGAGGGTGGCGTTGCAGCACTCGCGACTTCCAGTGGAATGGCGGCTATTAATTACTCTATTTTAAATCTATGTGAAACAGGAGATAACATCATTGCAGCCAATCAGCTCTATGGTGGAACAGTGACGCTTTTTACCCATACGCTAAAGCGTCTTGGGATTGAAGCGAGGATGTTTGATGTCCATAAGCCAGAGTTGATTGAAAAACTTATTGATGAAAAAACAAAAGCCATCTTTTTTGAAAGTATTACAAATCCAAGTATTGATGTACCAGATTTTGAAAAGATTGTTGCAATTGCTAAGAAACATAATATCTTAACCATTGTAGATAATACTGTTGCAACGCCAATTTTGTGCAATCCTATCGAGTATGGTGTGGATGTGGTAGTGCATAGTACAAGCAAATATACCACTGGGCAAGGACTCGCTCTTGGTGGTATTATTGTAGAGGCTGAAAGTGCTAAAGAAAAAATCAAAAATAATTCTCGATATAACCACTTTAATGAACCAGATGCAAGTTATCATGGACTTGTGTATTCAGATACCCCTTTCCCGCCATTTATTTTACGAGCAAGGTTGAGTTTATTAAGAGATATGGGATCGGCTCCTAGTCCATTTAACAGTTGGCTCTTTATCCAAGGACTTGAGCATTTAAATCTTCGCATCAAACAGCATAGCCAAAGTGCTTTAGAGATTGCGAAATGGCTTAAAAACCATCCAAAGGTAAAAAGAGTCAACTATCCACTGCTTGAGGGAGATAAAAACTATGAAAATGCTAAAAAGTATCTCAAAGGTGGAGCAAGCGGGTTACTCAGTTTTGAGGTTGAGAGCTTTGAAGAAGCAAAAAAAATTGCAGATAGTGTCAAAATATTTAGCCGTGTGGTCAATATAGGTGATAGCAAATCGATAATTACTCATCCAGCATCTACTACCCATCAGCAGTTAAGCGCTGAAGAGTTAGAGCTTGCGGGGGTGAGCGAAGGGCTCATTCGTCTTAGCATTGGGCTTGAAGTTGTAGAAGATCTCATAGCTGATCTTGAGCAGGCGATGGAGTAACTTCCCGCTTGCTTAATACCAAAAATTTAAATTCTACTTCTTCTAAGCTTGCATCAGTTTATGGCAAGAGATCTAGATGAGAAGCAAGAGTAAACTTTACCACCATTTTGACTTCTTCTTGCACGCAATCAAATTTATCTTTTTTATATGGCCATTTGAGTATAATAAGACGAAAATGTATAAAGAGGTCACTCATTGGAAATAACTACAAAAACGGCAAAGTTTACCAATCCTCTCTACCTTGAAAGCGGACGGATATTAGAGCCTTATGAGATAGTGTATGAAACCTATGGTCAGCTCAATGAAGATAGAAGTAATGTAGTGGTAGTATGTCACGCTTTGAGCGGATCCCATCATGCTGCTGGGTGGTATGAGGGAGATAGAAAACCGGGATGGTGGGATGCGCTCATAGGAGATGGCAAAGCAATAGATACGAAGAAATTTTTTGTTATTTGTACCAATACGCTTGGTAGCTGCTTTGGGACTACTGGTCCTATGAGTAAAATGTATCCAAGTGATGAGCCTTACCGTTTTAAATTTCCCGTTATCACCATTAAAGATATGGTGAAAGCCCAACGGATACTCTTTGCAAAACTGGGTATTGATAGAGTGCATGCAGTTGTAGGTGGAAGCATGGGAGGAATGCAAGCTTTGCGCTTTGCTGTAGATTTTCCAGGATTTGCTAAAAATATTATTGCACTTGCAGCTACACATGCAACAAGACCTTGGGTCATTGCATTTAATGAGATTGCCAAAGAGGCAATTATTAAAGATCCCGATTTTAAAAATGGGCAGTACGATCCAAAGGAGTTGGAGCAAAAGGGGCTTACTGGTTTAGCGATTGGACGAATGGCAGGACATATAAGTTTTTTGAGCCACTATTCGATGGATAGAAAATTTGGAAGAGATTATGTTCCAAATGAAGGAATCTATGAACTTTTTGGGAGATTTCAAGTAGAGCGCTACCTTGAATACAATGGATATAATTTTTCTAAATGGTTCGATCCTCTTAGCTACCTCTATATTACAAAAGCTATAAACCTTTTTGATCTCTCTACAGGTTATGACTCGCTAGAAGAGGCGCTGGAGAGAATTCGATCAAAGCTCTATCTTATAGGATTTGAAAAGGATCTTCTCTTTTTGCCTGAGGAGATGCGTCAAATAGATGAGGCAATGCAGAAGTGTGGAAAAGGGGAGCTAAGCGAATATTATGAAGTTAAAAGCGATTATGGGCATGATGCATTTCTGGTAGAGATCGATAAATTTAGCGATTATATCCATGCTATTGTAGAAGGAAAGAGATGAAAGATTTTGAAAGCAGACTCAAAAAAGCAAAAGAGATTTTAGATGAGCTGATGAAGCAAGATATTACATTAGCAAAGAGTGTGGAGCTTTATAAAGAGGGGATGAAGCAGCTCAAAGAGGCTGAAAAACTCCTTGAAGAGGCAAAAGTAGAAATAGAAAAGATAGAGAAAAATAAATGAATATAGCAGCACTGCAGATCTCTTCACTTGGACTTAGTCCAAATAGGCTTGATTACTACTGTCGCACAGCAGCTACAAAAAATGTAAAAGTGCTTCTTTTACCAGAGTACGTACTCAATCCTTTCTTTGGTGAACTACAAGAGATTCCAAAAAATATGCTATTGCAGCAGACGCAGACCCATCTTGATATTTTAAAAGATCTCTCGCTCAAATACGATTTAGTAATCGTAGCACCAGTTATAAGAGGTTATAAAGGCTCGCTCTATAAATCAATTGCTTTGGTACGTAGTGGAAAGACTCACTACTACAATCAGCAGATTCTCATAAACTATCCCCACTGGAATGAAGAGCGCTTTTTTGATAATCCAATCCAAAAGTTAGAAGCCCCACTTGTTTTTCGCATTAAAGGTATTAAATTTGGAATACTTCCCGGTTTTGAGATCCACTTTGCATCATTGTGGAATGCACTAGCAAAAAAAGATGTAGATGTCGTACTTGTGCCAAGTGCATCTACATTTGGTTCGACACAAAGGTGGAGAGAGATCTTGCAAAGTATGGCTTTTATGTATAATTTTTATATCATACGTGCTAATAGAATTGGTGAGTATAAAGATAAAGATGGCAATATTTGGGATTTTTATGGTGATAGTATGAGTATCGATCCCGGGGGAAAAATCTTGGTAAATCTTGGGAAAAAAGAGGAGTTTCTCGTTGAGCACATAGACAAAAAAATAGTCAAAGAAGCAAAAAAGAGCTGGGGTTTTCGCCATGCTTTGAAAAAAAGAGGTGCATTATGAGAGAGTATTTTAAAAGGCAAATTCAGCTTTGGGGAGAACAAAAGCAATTTGCACTACAATCAAAGTCGATTGCCATTGTCGGATGTGGAGGGCTTGGAAGCTCTCTTGCACTAGCACTTGGAGCAAGTGGGATAGGGAAGATCTATTTAGTAGATTTTGATGAGGTGAGTGTGCACAATATTCATCGCCAAATCACATTCAAAGTTGAAGATGATGGCAAACCAAAGGCGGAAGTAAATAGGTGTGTAATTGAAGGGCGGTGCCCCTATGTAGAGGTTGAGAGTTTTGTAGAGGGCTTTGAGGAGTTTGCAAAACGCAATATCAAAGTAGATCTAATCCTCGATGCTACAGATAATCTGCCTATTCGAGCAAAAATAGATGCGTATGCTAAAAAAAGCAAAACTCCATGGATCTATGCTAGCGTAGAGGAGTTTCAAGGGCAGGTCTGTTTTATGGAAAAAGCGAGTTTTCAAGCTTTTAAGATAACTGAGCGTATTCCAGGAGGGATTGCTGCGCCTATTGTTATGATGGTTGCTAGTTTTGAAGCAAATTTGGCACTACGTTATCTTGCTGGATTGCCGATAAAAAAAGATCGGCTCTATTTTCTCTATTTTGATGAAGAAGGAGAGTTTCAAGTAAACAGATTTGCTATGCCAAAGGATACAGATGCAGTTTGAAAAATACCCTTTTGAAAAACTTACTGAACTTTTAGAAAAAGTCGAGCCAAATAACGAGTATGCGCCCCTCACTCTTACCATTGGTGAGCCACAGTTTGCAGCACCAAAGTTTATTCAAGACAAGCTTTGCCAAAGCAGCCATCTTTTAAATAAATACCCAAAAACAGCAGGTGAAGAGGAACTTAAAAAAGCAGTAAAAGATTTTGTAAAGAGGCGCTTTGCTATAGAACTTACTAATGAAGAGTTGGTACTTACGTTTGGTACTAGGGAAGTACTTTTTAATTTTCCTCAATATTTTCTTTTTGATAAAGAGAGCCCAGTAATGGCTTTCACAAACCCTTTTTATCAAATATATGAAGGGGCTGCAATTGCTAGTAGAGCAAAGATAAAGTATCTTCATCTTACAAAAGAGAATGATTTTAAACCACAAATCGATGATAGTCTCAAAGAGGCAGATTTAGTCATTATCAATTCACCTAATAATCCTACAGCTTCAGTTATGCGTCTGGATGAGTTGAAAGAGTGGGTTGAAGCAGCTTTGGAGTACGATTTTGTACTTCTCAATGATGAGTGCTATAGTGAGATCTACAGAGATGTTCCACCAGCATCGCTTCTTGAAGCAAGCAAAGCGGTTGGGAACACGCAATTTAAAAATATCCTGGTTGTGAATTCAATTTCCAAAAGAAGCTCTGCACCAGGACTTCGTAGCGGTTTTATAGCAGGCGATAGCAAAATCCTTGATGGATATAGACGCTATCGAACCTATGTAGGATGTGCTTCGCCGCTGCCTTTGCAAAGAGCTGCAGCAAACGCTTGGAGTGATGAGTTGCATGTAGTAGAAAATCGTGATAGATATCGCAAAAATTTTAAGCTCGCACATGAGATTTTGAATGTAGCTATTCCTGAAGCTACATTTTATCTATGGTTAGAAGTTAGAGATGATTTGGGGTTTACCAAAGAGCTTTATGAAAAATACAATGTCAAAGTCCTTCCAGGATCCTTTCTTGGGAGAGAAGGAGCTGGTAAGGGATTTGTCAGAGTTGCGCTTGTGTATGATGAGTGTAAAACTGAAGAAGCGCTACAACGCATAGCAAAGTTATGGAGAGAGTAATGGATATAGAAAAATTAAAACAAGATAGAGAATTTTTACAAAATTTAGAGGAGCAAAAAAGAAGTGCTTTGCGAAGCAAAGATATAGTAAAAATGTATGATGTGCTAGATACGATGCTTGCACTTGATATGGAAGAAGAGAATATTGATCTTTTATATCAAAATATTTTAGAAACAGCTTTTGATACATTGACGCAGATGCTCACAGAAGGCCAGAAGTTTGATTTTCATAAAGAGTTTGATGAGTATGTAGCAAGGGCTATTTATGAGCACGCTTTGGAGCGATGGGATAGAGGAGATCGCAAAGGTGCTAAAGAGCTCTTTTTGGTTTTGAGTTTTCTTGTACCGCAAAATTATAAAGAAGCGATGTTC
The Nitratiruptor tergarcus DSM 16512 genome window above contains:
- a CDS encoding carbon-nitrogen hydrolase family protein, with amino-acid sequence MNIAALQISSLGLSPNRLDYYCRTAATKNVKVLLLPEYVLNPFFGELQEIPKNMLLQQTQTHLDILKDLSLKYDLVIVAPVIRGYKGSLYKSIALVRSGKTHYYNQQILINYPHWNEERFFDNPIQKLEAPLVFRIKGIKFGILPGFEIHFASLWNALAKKDVDVVLVPSASTFGSTQRWREILQSMAFMYNFYIIRANRIGEYKDKDGNIWDFYGDSMSIDPGGKILVNLGKKEEFLVEHIDKKIVKEAKKSWGFRHALKKRGAL
- a CDS encoding HesA/MoeB/ThiF family protein — encoded protein: MREYFKRQIQLWGEQKQFALQSKSIAIVGCGGLGSSLALALGASGIGKIYLVDFDEVSVHNIHRQITFKVEDDGKPKAEVNRCVIEGRCPYVEVESFVEGFEEFAKRNIKVDLILDATDNLPIRAKIDAYAKKSKTPWIYASVEEFQGQVCFMEKASFQAFKITERIPGGIAAPIVMMVASFEANLALRYLAGLPIKKDRLYFLYFDEEGEFQVNRFAMPKDTDAV
- the gatA gene encoding Asp-tRNA(Asn)/Glu-tRNA(Gln) amidotransferase subunit GatA; its protein translation is MITLKEALQLPKEELEEIKKDLIKKAKEQKELNAYIALDSAGEGVPIAIKDNIQVDGWEVTCASKILQGYIAPYDATVIEKLKSAGCAPFGRTNMDEFAMGSTTESSCYGKTLNPRDPSRVPGGSSGGSAAVVAAGIAIAALGSDTGGSIRQPAAFCGIVGMKPTYGRVSRYGLAAYGSSLDQIGPMTQNVEDAIILYNMIAGVDERDSTSARVPFEPVVPNADRKLTIGVVPNYVKDASAAVQKAYDKAVAALKEAGHEIVEVSLMDAKYDIASYYITAMAEASTNLSRYDGVRYGYRAEASNLKEMYKKTRSEGFGEEVKRRILLGTFVLSSGYYDAYYIKAQRVRHLIKDEYSKVFEKVDLILSPVAPDVAYKFGELKSPLEMYLSDVYTIGVNLAGLPAISLPVDEHEGLPVGLQLIGKAFDEQTLFDGAMSLERVVRS
- a CDS encoding succinyldiaminopimelate transaminase; its protein translation is MQFEKYPFEKLTELLEKVEPNNEYAPLTLTIGEPQFAAPKFIQDKLCQSSHLLNKYPKTAGEEELKKAVKDFVKRRFAIELTNEELVLTFGTREVLFNFPQYFLFDKESPVMAFTNPFYQIYEGAAIASRAKIKYLHLTKENDFKPQIDDSLKEADLVIINSPNNPTASVMRLDELKEWVEAALEYDFVLLNDECYSEIYRDVPPASLLEASKAVGNTQFKNILVVNSISKRSSAPGLRSGFIAGDSKILDGYRRYRTYVGCASPLPLQRAAANAWSDELHVVENRDRYRKNFKLAHEILNVAIPEATFYLWLEVRDDLGFTKELYEKYNVKVLPGSFLGREGAGKGFVRVALVYDECKTEEALQRIAKLWRE
- a CDS encoding O-acetylhomoserine aminocarboxypropyltransferase/cysteine synthase family protein — encoded protein: MKKETIALHAGYEKDEQKTMAVPIYMTTAYAFDSAEHAANLFALKELGNIYTRIGNPTTDVFEKRFAALEGGVAALATSSGMAAINYSILNLCETGDNIIAANQLYGGTVTLFTHTLKRLGIEARMFDVHKPELIEKLIDEKTKAIFFESITNPSIDVPDFEKIVAIAKKHNILTIVDNTVATPILCNPIEYGVDVVVHSTSKYTTGQGLALGGIIVEAESAKEKIKNNSRYNHFNEPDASYHGLVYSDTPFPPFILRARLSLLRDMGSAPSPFNSWLFIQGLEHLNLRIKQHSQSALEIAKWLKNHPKVKRVNYPLLEGDKNYENAKKYLKGGASGLLSFEVESFEEAKKIADSVKIFSRVVNIGDSKSIITHPASTTHQQLSAEELELAGVSEGLIRLSIGLEVVEDLIADLEQAME
- the xseB gene encoding exodeoxyribonuclease VII small subunit; amino-acid sequence: MKDFESRLKKAKEILDELMKQDITLAKSVELYKEGMKQLKEAEKLLEEAKVEIEKIEKNK
- the guaB gene encoding IMP dehydrogenase, giving the protein MRIRKRALTFEDVLLVPKHSTVLPKEVNITTKLTRNVPLNIPLVSAAMDTVTEHRAAIAMARLGGIGIIHKNMDIESQVQEVKRVKKSESGVIIDPIYVHPDATLAEAERLMSEYKISGVPVVDEQMHLLGILTNRDMRFEKDFSKKVSQVMTKMPLITAQPGITLEEAAEKMNEHKIEKLPIIDEEGRLKGLVTIKDIKKKIEYPNANKDEFGRLRVGAAIGVNQLDRARALVDAGVDVLVLDSAHGHSQGIIDTLRAIKNELEIDVVAGNVATAEATEDLIKAGADAVKVGIGPGSICTTRIVAGVGVPQISAIDECAAVAKEYGVPIIADGGIKYSGDVAKALAVGASSVMIGSLLAGTEESPGEVIMYQGRQYKTYRGMGSIGAMTKGSTDRYFQEGTAADKLVPEGIEGMVPYRGKISNVIHQLIGGLRSSMGYVGAKDIPTFQERAEFVEITSAGLKESHVHDVTITKEAPNYHV
- a CDS encoding aminotransferase class I/II-fold pyridoxal phosphate-dependent enzyme; the encoded protein is MNNFERFQTFVLQQSAAKDGAISPPIIGSAAFSYGDPKSAEAVFAGESRKPLYARMGNPTNAKLETLLAGIDQGDGAVVTSSGMGAIAAVVSAFLQSGDEIVCVGGLFGGTYAFFTQNLPRFGIKVRFFKADEEVVLSPQTKMIFCESVGNPSLTVVNFVKLGKLAQKHGILFVVDNTITPLLFEPFSWGADIIVYSTTKVISGQSQALGGAIIYKEPRKDLFIHFPFLQNFYENLGKDAIMGVIKKRALRDFGMSMQAHAAYLTILGLETLPLRIQKATDNAQKLFLALKDKVKVLYAKNEQYFPFGTGQMMGIDFKSKEDAFTFLEHAKIPFITANIGDSRTLALHMRSTIYRDFKANELEYLGVSEGLVRISVGLENCAMIIEDFENALRKVQ
- the metX gene encoding homoserine O-acetyltransferase MetX, which encodes MEITTKTAKFTNPLYLESGRILEPYEIVYETYGQLNEDRSNVVVVCHALSGSHHAAGWYEGDRKPGWWDALIGDGKAIDTKKFFVICTNTLGSCFGTTGPMSKMYPSDEPYRFKFPVITIKDMVKAQRILFAKLGIDRVHAVVGGSMGGMQALRFAVDFPGFAKNIIALAATHATRPWVIAFNEIAKEAIIKDPDFKNGQYDPKELEQKGLTGLAIGRMAGHISFLSHYSMDRKFGRDYVPNEGIYELFGRFQVERYLEYNGYNFSKWFDPLSYLYITKAINLFDLSTGYDSLEEALERIRSKLYLIGFEKDLLFLPEEMRQIDEAMQKCGKGELSEYYEVKSDYGHDAFLVEIDKFSDYIHAIVEGKR